A genomic stretch from Puniceicoccus vermicola includes:
- the pyrR gene encoding bifunctional pyr operon transcriptional regulator/uracil phosphoribosyltransferase PyrR: MESNAPDVEPSPENVFRGEEVFSLISTLADRIIESGEVDRDTVILSIANGGIDLGNLLRRLLEKQTGIALGYGIVETSFHRDDIGSRPIPIVAHPTDIPVNIDGKTLIIVDDVIASGRTIRAAINEIFDLGRPAKILLAVLLDRGGRKLPFQPDFLADTITVPQDRILKVHIDEEDPIGHQIQLLPR; encoded by the coding sequence ATGGAGAGTAACGCACCAGACGTAGAACCTTCGCCGGAGAACGTTTTCCGGGGCGAGGAAGTCTTTTCCCTCATCTCGACCCTCGCTGATCGCATCATCGAAAGTGGCGAAGTCGACCGTGACACCGTCATTCTCAGCATCGCCAATGGCGGGATCGACTTGGGGAACCTCTTGCGCCGACTCCTCGAAAAGCAGACGGGAATCGCACTCGGGTACGGGATCGTGGAGACCTCCTTCCACCGCGATGATATCGGCAGCCGCCCGATTCCCATCGTCGCCCACCCGACCGACATCCCGGTCAATATTGATGGGAAAACGCTGATCATCGTTGACGATGTGATCGCCTCCGGTCGTACGATCCGGGCGGCCATCAACGAGATCTTCGACCTCGGCCGTCCTGCCAAGATCCTTCTCGCCGTGCTCCTCGATCGCGGCGGGCGCAAGCTGCCCTTCCAGCCTGACTTTTTGGCAGACACCATCACCGTCCCCCAGGACCGCATCCTCAAAGTGCACATCGACGAGGAGGATCCGATCGGTCACCAAATCCAACTACTGCCGCGATGA
- a CDS encoding aspartate carbamoyltransferase catalytic subunit: MKTEFEWTRRNLIGIENLSPEELTFILDTAVSFKRTFDRKNKKLPSLRGKVIANLFLEPSTRTRVAFEVAANRLSADVLTVSGSSSSIVKGETLRDTAQNIEALKADMIVIRHSSAGSPHYLSQVVDIPIINAGDGAHEHPTQALLDCFTLREKIGDLRGRKVAILGDILFSRVARSNIWALRKLGAHVTVVGPSTLVPETFMSMGAEVSHDLRSALTDADAVMLLRIQHERQSQMHFPSLGEYTSMFGLNQERSSWLKPDAIIMHPGPINRGVEVDSDLADSDRSVILDQVTNGIAVRMAVLYLCASANEWQKRKESL, translated from the coding sequence ATGAAGACTGAATTTGAATGGACTCGCCGAAACCTGATCGGGATCGAGAACCTCTCCCCGGAGGAGCTGACCTTCATCCTCGATACAGCCGTTTCCTTTAAGAGGACCTTCGACCGTAAGAACAAAAAGCTCCCTTCGCTGCGCGGGAAGGTGATCGCCAATCTCTTCCTCGAGCCAAGCACCCGCACCCGTGTGGCCTTTGAAGTGGCGGCCAACCGGCTCAGTGCCGACGTTCTCACCGTCTCGGGATCTTCAAGCAGCATCGTCAAAGGCGAAACCCTACGCGATACGGCTCAGAACATCGAAGCGCTCAAGGCCGACATGATTGTCATTCGCCACTCTTCGGCCGGGTCCCCGCACTACCTGAGCCAAGTGGTCGACATCCCGATCATCAACGCCGGAGACGGCGCCCATGAGCACCCGACGCAAGCTCTCCTCGACTGCTTCACCCTCCGGGAAAAGATCGGCGACCTCCGCGGACGCAAGGTCGCCATTCTCGGAGATATACTCTTCAGCCGGGTGGCCCGGTCCAACATTTGGGCCCTCCGCAAGCTCGGCGCCCACGTGACTGTCGTCGGGCCATCGACCCTCGTTCCGGAAACCTTCATGTCCATGGGAGCAGAGGTCAGCCACGACCTACGCTCGGCCCTGACTGATGCCGACGCCGTGATGCTCCTCCGCATTCAGCACGAGCGCCAATCTCAGATGCACTTCCCGTCTCTGGGCGAGTACACCAGCATGTTTGGCCTCAATCAGGAACGTTCGTCCTGGCTCAAGCCCGACGCGATCATCATGCACCCCGGTCCTATTAACCGCGGGGTCGAAGTCGACTCCGACCTGGCAGACTCCGATCGCTCCGTCATCCTTGATCAAGTCACCAACGGCATCGCCGTTCGCATGGCTGTCCTCTATCTCTGCGCCAGCGCCAACGAGTGGCAGAAACGGAAAGAATCCCTATGA
- a CDS encoding dihydroorotase, translated as MSSENLIIRGGRIIDPESGRDEVGDLYIRDGKISGSFSEDEARVIDASGKVVCPGLVDIHVHFRDPGQTHKEDIRTGTMSAAAGGFTSVICMPNTSPTCDNAGTIQHINDSVAKKAVIRVYPTGCLTRNMEGKDLAPIGSLKKAGVVAVTDDGKCVQNNALMRQVATYSKMFDLPVMDHCQDSALTEGSVMHEGEWSLRLGLKGWPAAAEDIIVARNIILSELTGAHIHMQHVSSADSVELLRQAKKKGIRVSGEASPHHITLTDKYLGGYDPFFKMNPPLRSESHRLALIEGLRDGTLDCIATDHAPHREYEKDVELDIAPFGIVGLETSLPICLETLHRGSGFSLPQVIDLMTSKPARLMNIPGGTLADGVDADVLIFDPEREWVPSREEFKSKSFNSPWLDVPLKGRADTTIVAGSIVYENGRVVGEEE; from the coding sequence ATGAGTTCCGAAAATCTTATCATCCGCGGCGGTCGCATCATCGACCCTGAATCCGGTCGGGACGAAGTCGGCGACCTCTACATTCGCGACGGCAAGATCTCTGGATCGTTCTCCGAAGACGAAGCCCGGGTCATCGACGCGTCAGGAAAAGTTGTCTGCCCCGGACTCGTCGACATCCACGTTCACTTTCGCGACCCCGGCCAGACCCACAAGGAAGACATCCGCACCGGAACCATGTCTGCAGCCGCCGGCGGCTTTACCTCGGTCATCTGCATGCCGAATACGTCGCCGACTTGCGACAACGCCGGCACCATTCAGCACATCAATGACTCCGTTGCCAAAAAGGCTGTCATCCGCGTCTACCCGACCGGTTGCCTGACCCGCAATATGGAGGGGAAGGATCTGGCCCCCATCGGCTCCCTGAAAAAAGCAGGGGTCGTCGCCGTAACCGACGACGGCAAGTGCGTGCAGAACAACGCGCTCATGCGCCAGGTTGCCACCTACTCGAAGATGTTCGACCTCCCGGTTATGGACCACTGCCAAGACAGCGCCCTGACCGAAGGCTCCGTCATGCACGAAGGCGAGTGGTCCTTGCGTCTCGGCCTCAAAGGATGGCCCGCTGCGGCCGAAGACATCATTGTCGCCCGCAACATCATTCTTTCCGAGCTCACGGGAGCGCACATCCACATGCAGCACGTCTCCTCGGCTGATTCAGTTGAGCTGCTACGCCAGGCTAAGAAGAAGGGCATCCGGGTCAGTGGTGAGGCGAGCCCGCACCACATTACGCTCACCGACAAATATCTCGGTGGCTACGATCCCTTCTTCAAGATGAACCCGCCCCTCCGATCGGAGTCCCATCGGCTGGCTCTCATTGAAGGTCTTCGCGACGGCACTCTCGACTGCATTGCCACGGACCACGCACCACACCGCGAGTATGAGAAGGACGTGGAGCTCGACATCGCCCCCTTCGGGATCGTTGGCCTCGAGACCTCGCTCCCCATCTGTCTTGAAACCCTGCATCGCGGCTCGGGATTCTCGCTTCCGCAAGTGATCGATCTGATGACCTCCAAGCCGGCCCGATTGATGAACATCCCGGGCGGGACACTCGCCGACGGCGTCGATGCAGATGTTCTCATCTTCGACCCCGAACGCGAATGGGTTCCCTCCCGAGAAGAGTTCAAGAGCAAGAGCTTCAACTCTCCTTGGCTCGACGTCCCCCTGAAAGGACGGGCCGATACAACCATCGTCGCCGGGAGTATCGTCTACGAAAACGGCCGCGTCGTCGGCGAAGAGGAATGA
- a CDS encoding thiol-disulfide oxidoreductase DCC family protein, giving the protein MNGEPANTGSDLDDKPSSALPILFFDASCLFCIRSIRWIIRHDPAAVFSFAGLESNTAAEKIPTEHPLREQDTVILLDEDGLHGRSEAIFRVLRRLKTSAKVLLIFSVLPRFCTDWGYRLIAANRHRWFGRDESCPLPEPGSANRFLD; this is encoded by the coding sequence ATGAACGGAGAGCCCGCCAACACGGGCTCTGATCTGGACGACAAACCTTCCAGCGCGCTCCCAATCCTCTTTTTCGACGCAAGCTGTCTCTTCTGCATTCGATCCATTCGTTGGATCATTCGTCACGACCCAGCGGCCGTGTTCAGCTTTGCCGGACTCGAGTCGAATACCGCCGCGGAGAAAATCCCAACCGAGCATCCTCTCCGAGAACAGGACACCGTGATTCTCCTCGACGAAGATGGATTGCACGGACGCAGTGAGGCAATCTTCCGCGTCCTTCGCCGACTCAAGACCTCGGCCAAAGTTCTCCTCATTTTTTCAGTCCTCCCCCGGTTCTGTACAGACTGGGGCTATCGTCTCATCGCCGCGAACCGCCATCGCTGGTTCGGGCGCGACGAATCCTGCCCGCTTCCCGAACCGGGTTCCGCCAACCGTTTTCTCGACTAA
- a CDS encoding CPBP family intramembrane glutamic endopeptidase, translating to MDPELSISTGNAILFTAALFGAIASYSRPIRSPYDPNQPWERWDISLLSFLGYLWLLVIVILFAPVLGQSLTNLILPGNEENEQVQSIGATLIMQTGLVAIILSAVHMRGWSLMSFFRHEGVSEKNVFLHAGHLFLRYIPTIWLVGMLWAGILFALKSLGFDVSPQPQIAAQWIADSDSAPFLIIMGIMVVITAPISEELVFRAFLYRFLRNRWSARFALIFSSVLFALLHASLHSFLPLVFMGLLLAKIYEDTHDIRTPILFHLFFNLFSYLNLIFLP from the coding sequence ATGGATCCCGAACTATCGATTAGCACCGGCAACGCCATTCTCTTTACCGCGGCCCTTTTCGGGGCCATTGCGTCCTATTCCCGACCGATTCGAAGCCCCTACGATCCCAACCAACCCTGGGAGCGTTGGGACATCTCCCTGCTTTCCTTCCTCGGCTACCTATGGCTGTTGGTCATCGTCATCCTCTTCGCCCCCGTTCTCGGGCAGAGCCTGACAAACCTCATTCTTCCTGGAAACGAAGAAAACGAGCAGGTCCAGTCCATCGGCGCGACGCTGATCATGCAAACCGGCCTCGTCGCCATCATTCTTTCCGCCGTGCACATGCGCGGATGGTCCCTGATGAGCTTCTTTCGACACGAAGGCGTTTCCGAAAAAAATGTTTTTCTCCACGCCGGACACCTCTTCCTCCGCTACATTCCGACCATATGGCTCGTCGGAATGCTTTGGGCCGGCATTCTCTTCGCTCTCAAAAGCCTCGGATTCGACGTCTCTCCCCAACCTCAAATCGCCGCTCAATGGATCGCCGACTCCGACTCTGCGCCCTTTCTCATCATCATGGGGATCATGGTCGTGATCACTGCACCAATCTCTGAAGAACTGGTCTTTCGCGCTTTCCTCTACCGCTTTCTCCGCAATCGATGGTCCGCTCGTTTCGCACTCATCTTCAGCTCCGTCCTCTTCGCCCTCCTCCACGCCAGCCTCCACAGCTTTCTCCCCCTAGTCTTCATGGGCCTCCTCCTCGCCAAAATCTACGAGGACACCCACGACATCCGGACCCCCATCCTCTTTCACCTCTTCTTCAACCTCTTCTCCTATTTGAATCTGATTTTCTTGCCGTGA